The window CTTTCAGGACAGCAGAAGCAGTCTGACTTGAGGGCTCCCTTTTTGTAAGGGTGAGAGCACTGGGTTCCAAATGCCCCATGCTGTTGTGACTCACAGTTTGACAAACACCAGTGCCAGGATCTTTTAGCGTAGTTGACACTCTGGCACATACATCTTTAGAACTTCCTTTCTGGGAACCGGAAGCAGGTTTTCTGGTAACAACTGACGTGCCTTGTTTATCTTCAGCATGTGCACCAACTTGAGACCTTAAGTCCCTGGATTCTGACTGAGCTGATCTACCATTTGTTGCATTTCGGGCATCAATTTCCTGATGAGGTTTTTGTTTCGCAAGAACTTTTCCTTCCATACTACATACACTGTTCAATTTTGTATTTGATCCAACACCATCATGCTTTAATCGGTGCTCTCTCTTGCTATCACTACAACGCGTGGGATCTTTCTTGCTAACAATCTGATTGTTATTGAAAGATTTAGTACTGGAGTCGAGATAATTGTGGTCAACCTTTGAATTCAGGACTTCCTGGTTTCCCAGTAGATCAGAGATATTCCCTTCTACCCTTTGAGTATTAAAACCAGCATTCCCATCCTTTTCCTTAAATTGTAATGGAGAATCTTTGGCAGATTTATGTTCGTTAAGCATAGAAACGTGTTTCTTGCTCACTCTACCCTTGCCATCGAAGCTGTATGCAGCATGCTTCTCAGTCATGTAGGGGCTACGTTCCTCCAGAACATCAGCATGACTATTGTCCATATGGCTATTTCCAAACTCAGAAGAATGTCTAACACGGGATTCAATTTTTTCCCTGCCACTGGTACCCCGAGAATCTAGCACAGAATTTTCACAAGCCTCCGGATGAGGAACACCAGATTGTTTCCCCTTTATTGAGGTCCTAGATTTATCACTCTCAAAATCGCCATCCCTATCCAAATATTTTCTTGGACTTCCAACTGTTGGGTAATTATCTAATTTAGCATCATCTTTCCCTGAACCCTCCGTTCTTGCAGGTGAAGCCTTACTCGTGATGAACATCCTCATGGGGGATGAGGAAACAGACCCTACTGGTGAGCCTTTCACTTGGTGTTTCGCTCTACTTTTCCGGGAGTCAGAAACTTTTGAAGAGCTTGAAGTGGCAGCTGTTGATAACTGTTCAGATCCCAAATCCTTTTTCAATGAATCAATATCTTCCATCGTCAATCGAGACTGAACCTTCACTCTATACTTCTTTGTCTGACGTTCTCTCTCTACACTCCAATCTATAGGAGAATCCCTGGTTCCTGGTAGAACAATTTTAGTAACTGTACCTCTcgttcttgatttttctttaccCTTGCTAGCACTGGACTCCTTATTTTCAGTCTGAAACACCTTGGATTTCTTCTGTTTTCTGACTCCACTCTCACCGCTAACCGCTCTCACAAAAGCATTGGCATCACTGTCACCCAAGTGATTACCATTACTTTGCGAAGTCATCAGATAGTCTTCAtccctcaattttcttttctttacagAAATTTCCcttccattatgagtttttaCATTAATTGAGTCATTATCCCTTGAATCCTGGACTCGGTTGCCATGCTTCTTTTCCAAAATTTGTAACCCTTCTGCCAGCCCAGGCTTTGTCTCCTTCAAATTACCACGTTCATGGTAGTCCTGGATACCTGTCCCTACTTCCCTAATTGTCACAAAAGCTTGGTCACTTTTTATTTTAATCTTTTTCAGATCCCTGTGATCGCACTGATCGGACTCCCTTTTGGATTTCTTTTTTGGCTTTTCATCACCTGCAAATATGTTATAATAGGAAGCAAGATAAATATCTATATACAGGTATGAGAGGAAGGAAGAAATGCCAGCCTGAAGATGAATACTATACCATTAGCCATGTGCTCCTTCCGTTTACTCAGATTTTTGCCAAGGACATCAGACGACTTAACTGGAATCTGCACAATGGATTTGCTAATTATGTTCGATTCACCAACATGTTGGTTCACATTCTTCAAACTTCTGCATTTAGCCGGCTCATGTTGCATGTTCAAGTTTGTGGTCAACACTGGACCATGATTGCTACTTGTGTTTGGTGTTTCTCTTAATTTGTGTTTCTTCTTTCCTCCATTAGCCACATAATCGAAACCCACATTCTGACTGCTGCCACCGAGCCCATGCATATCAGCTGAAATTACTCCAGCCGTATCTCTACCAGCATGATTTTGAAGGCTATTTAAGTTCTCAGGAAGAGGCATTTGGTACAAGGCATGGAGAGCTCTTGTTGTCTCCTCCTCACTAATGTCACAATTGTTCATTCCAGGCCTACAGAAATTAATTTTGATTTTGTAATCACTAAAATATAGCACTGCAGAAACTATCTACAGAGATGGATGACAAGGCAGAGTATCAGAGCATGTGTAAACCGATAAAAGAGACCCAAGACTTTGTATAAGCCACAAAAAGAGAGTTAAGATTTTAAAACTGCAGAAAACTTACAGCCAGTTCAACATGCTGCACATCCACCTGTCAGGCAGGTGCTCGGGTTTTGTACCATATGGCAGAAGGCGCCACTTCTGACATTTATCACAGGCGACCCAATCTTCTTCTATAACGACAGGAGCAACTGGTGGCTCAGTCCCAGAAGTCAGTTCCTTAGCACCCATGGCTGAATTATCCTTCATAGGGGTCGCAGATGCCACATGACTATCAACTTTTTTGCTCGGAACGTGTCTTGATTTAGCAGAAGATGAATGCTGTTTTATACGTGCCTCCAGTTTAGATTTCTTCAACTTAGCACCAGGAGGTCTCtccagagaatccagttgattcGTGGTTTTCTCCAGCTGTGCGTCAAATAAATGAGCCATCCGGACATCCTTCTTAGAACTCTTCTTGTTCTTGAGAGTAGCAGAAACCCCTCTTACCTCTGCCACATCTGCAGCTGACTTCAGACCAAGTTGACGTTCTGTTAACTTCTTTTTGCCTTCAGATGATTGCTTCTCTGCGTGAGGCATCCTTGGTTGGTCAGGTTTATGGCTTGCAGCTTTCATAACAGCTTTCTTTCTCAGAGATACAGCCGCACTAGAGTCCCTCTCACTCTCGGAAATATCAGAATCAGCTCTAAATGAAGGGACGGATCTGCCGCATTTGCTCCTGCCACCTTCCTTGCTATCAAAAGAAGCATTTTTCTGAAAGCTTTTTAGCTGGAGTTCCACTGGATTACTTCTTACTTCCTGGTGATCATATTTGTCACCGACCACGTCAGATGAAGATTCAAACGAATCATCCTTATCCAAGTCACTACCAAACAATTGATCTTTAAGTCTattgatctcccttttcttcattCGAATTTCCTTCACCGAGTCATGTATAGCTCCAGGTGCCCTACCAGCACCTTTCACTGACTGATGAGTATCACATACTAACTCAGGCACGACTCTCTGATTCAAGTCTTTTGAGAGGCAATGCGTGTTTTCCAGGCTCTCAATGCCCAAGTTTTTCTCAAAAAAGGAGATCGTGTCATTTCCGACCCCTGAATTCAGTTCCTCGGCATATTCACTCTTACCAACTGATTTAGTTTTCTTCCCTATCAAGACATCCCCATCCTCTATCCTGGACGTTGAACTATTGCCAGACATGACAGATTGAGGGTTAGTATCCTTTGCAGCAACCACAGGCTCATTCCCCGTGAAAAGTTTATCATTTCTAGACAAAGTCAATAACTTCTCATGGAGAGGTGAAAGCAGCAGGCCTCCAGCAACTGGGAAAGAAGTCATAGTCTGTTCCAACAGACGGGAATAAATAAAGggaaaaaacgaaaaattaaCAAAGCACCAGATACTATTCTCTTTTTGGCTGTGTGGTAAAAGGGGAATTTTTAAGTAATAGAAAACTGGCTTACCTGAAGGATGCTGGCTGGAGAATCACAGGGAATTCCTTCAAACTTGGACAACATCTCACCACTTTCAGTAGGACTATTTTCCATTGACGAAGAGGGAGAAATAAGCCCAAGACTAGTGTGTAAAGCAGTACTCTTCTGGGCTGTCTTATCAGAACCAACTCTAATCCGAAGTTTGAATTTTCTCTGATCAGTTGGTTTAAGTGACTTGTTCATAGAAACTTCATGTTTTACAGGGAACTTATTAGATTCTTGAGCAGAAAAGCATGGTCTGGCGGAATCATACCCACAAGGAACCCTTGAATCATGCAAGGTATGACCACTGCGAGAACCAGCTGTACTATTCCTCTGAGTTGAGGGAGGATCAGACACAGCCAAAGATTTCTGAGGAGGCCCCTGGACAGAAATGCAATCACCACACAAGGTAAACCAAATATTCCCAGGTCGATATAAGGTAGACAATATGGCATTCAACAAAAAAAAGACGAACTTTTGACAGACCTCGGAAACAAAATGGTTGGGTGATCTTGGTGTCCCTTGATTTTGAGATCTCTGTGGAGATCTTGGCTGAGATAGAATTGAAGGGGAGCGCTGATAAGTCGGTAAGAACGAACCATACCCGCCAAATTTTGCCCCTGCCAAAAGTAAAAGAAATGTAATCAGTCCATCTACATGGAGAAAGAGATACACAACTTTGTCTATGATCAATAATGGGCCTGATTAACAGCCTACTTACCCAAATTCTCAGCAGAAACGCCTCCTTCAAAATCTTTCTGAAAATGACCCAAAACACTTTGAAGTTTCTCATCCTTTGACACAGAAAACAATCGTCATACTGTCATTGTTTTATGAAATAAATGGCAATAACCATTCATAATGTAGCATACACTTTAAACAAAGTATTGCAGAAAGTGGGGAAAGGCAGTCTTAAAGAGAatctctttttctcttacttttCTTATTGTTACCCTTCACTATTAGCAGAAATGATCCCAAATTTCATCAGTATAACTTGAAAGCAATATCTCTAGCACAATGTCCCAAAAAGTTCTCTTTTTTTGTCCTACCATAATTATTTGCCTGATTCAGTACATTCTTTACAGAATCACAGAACCATCTATAATGAATTTTGAATTAGTAAAGCCTAATCTTTTACCCAGAACATTGATAATCAACCAAGAACTTAACTACCAAAAACAAACTGCAACTATATTAAGCATTTCATGAACTGATTCTCAAAACTCAAAGTTCTTCTCTTTCACTTTAGTTCATCATAAAAGACACATAATCAAGAATGTTCAGATTATGAAATTTGAGTTCAACATATAgcagaaacaaaaacaaaaaagaactcTTACAATGTAAGAGAGGGCTATGTCCGGGTCAATGCTTGAATTATCATCATCATCCTTGTTGTAATAACATGCTTCCCCTTCCTCAAGCTCATGTTCCTCCATCATTTGAGCCCTATTACTATTTCCCCAACTCATAAATAAAACCTAACCTTAAATTCCCAACCTTGTAACCCCAAAACCCTAACCCTAGCCCTAATTTGCCACCTATCCTAAAATCCAACATATCACTCACAATTCAAAAATCGAACTTCGACCCATTAAAATACTCACAAAACCCAGAAAGGAATTGCACTGTAACCTCTCCAACCTTCAAAATCAAAAACTACCATTGAACCTTCCTGATCATCTATGTATCTCACCTGTATATTTCAAGTAATTTTATCAAAAAATTCAACcagcaaaatactttaaaattaatttttaaataaaccCCAAAAGATGAGTGTTGAAGAATCAATGTGTTGAAAAACCCAGCGATCGAATGGATTTTCGAATGTGATGTTCCGTTCTTCTGTTGTTGATGTGTATAACCAGAGGGGGCATacacaaagaaagaaagaaagaaagaaaggtttttttttcttttttattttattttagtttctttttaggTCCCTTTTCTTTAATTCATCCGTCTTAATTgcactatttttttaattttggtatttttttttactCCTAGTTATTTCCTGACCAAGTAGTGAAGTTTCAGAAATTATAAAAATTTGGGGGAAAGAAATTGCAGTGGCGCGTTCAAATTGCGCGTTGAAATGAACTGTGAGTGCAAAATCCAGCAAGGAGCCAATGTGTCCAGAATCTACTaccataaaatataaaatatgtattttgGCCCCAAAAGAATATATGTTTTGCTAGGTTActgcttgtttggatggttgttacttaGAGGTAGTTTCGTAGAGCATATAAGAATAGCGTTGAATAAAGTGTATCGGTAATGTATGAATTAATAATACATGGATTAGTTATGCAGAGATTATTTTTTATctattgtttggtgtggtgtattaataattaaaatgcattgtataattttttagaaaattagttATTTAGAAAATACCCTCCATATTGTTTAGTTTTAAGGGACTTTAAAGATAATTTTGTCCTTAACCaggttaatgcatgcattaatggCCTTAGTATTATTAATACCATGGTTTgctatgtattagttatacatagtaTAATACCGAATAGGTtatataactaatacttgcaCTAGTAATATATAGATTGAAAAAGTATACCCAAGGGATTAGTAATTCTCTGGTGCATcctattgttactttaaatacagtatttgttttgattgttatttaaattttattgtatcgtattattaaattcgtcgttaccttgtctttttctctcatattgcccttcattattattaaataatcttattttatcctttgcactatctttttatataataattctatatCATACCATACTTTTTCTTTGTAATATTGtaagtttatttttcatattgttgacgtgtgacatcatgaaacgacggcaaacgatacaatctatccaagtattgtattcatcaaacgataTAATATAACATTATATAATACGATATAATACATTGTGAAACAatacataacaaccatccaaacaagttgttaatgACATGAATTTGATTTATTCAAAATAAAAGAGACCATTTCAATGGGAAAACATGTTTTAGTAATAAGGAATAGTATTtatatttaaaagaaacaaaaaatgacttttttgttttctatttgaTCAAACATAAAAGGACCTTACTTGTTTTCTATTTGATCAAACATAAAAGGACCTTACTTCTACAGTAGTGTAGACTTGAAGTGACAAATTTGACTCGTGAATATAACTCGCACAATTTGTTGAAATATAGAGAGTTGTATAGAACATATATTCATTGACGGTTTAATTTGAAACAACTCAATTTTATTTGCCTAGTAACTATAGTATGGCTAATTACCAGTTCTAGCTATTGTTCCGTTGTTACTAGCTTGTATCACTTGTATTTAAACATGCAACAAGTATAACAAGTGTCAATTGTATTCGCTCGCGCAACGAATACAAACTGTGCCAATTGTATTCGTTCGCGCAATTATATTCATTTGTATCAACTGTAACCAAGGCGAGTGTATACAAAAGATACAACTTCTATCGAatgtatacatatgtatatataaagaATACAACCTTTATCAAGTGTATTTGTATCGACTATATTCATACGCGCAATGAATACAACCAAGGCGAATatagaaatacaaaaaaataaaatgctcTTGATGAGAGTTGAACTCAACACCTCCGCTAACTAAATGGACTCCTACCCAACTAAGCTACGAAAGCTTGTTGCTCTCTCATTTCAGTTAAAAACAATTAATCTATTGTTTCATGAATTtgctaaaaaaatcaaatataacTACGATGGTAAATTTGCTAAAAGTATAGCTATGAATGGTAAATACAATGTATATGTTTGACTTGTCGCATAATTTTTCCTATTATGATAACCCATTTTATGCTATCCAAGTTTATCCCAACCGGCCCAATTAACGTCTCCTAAAGTAGGCatttaaattgaataattaacCTGAATAGTCGTCTATAttctcttaaactaaaaatagctggCAAATAcataattcatgtataatatgtgtataattaatgtataatctatTGTATACTTGCTAGAAAAAATAAACCGTAAATCTGACTGGTTATTTGTGTAACAATCCATTCAACTATGATTATTTTGAGTCCATAAAAGTTTGGATTATATTCCTAATTCAAAACATAGTAGTCTAAAAACGTGTTATGTGGCAAAACTGAATTAAGTCTTGAAGTTTAATTACATGGAAAAAGTGCAAATATACCCAATTTTGAGGTAACCATTGAGGTCATACTCGTTGGGCAAAAACATTTACAAGATTACCTACTTTAGGATCTACTTCACACTAGGGGTATAAAGTTGGAAAAATTTTCGTATGAAGTTGTTAACTTTAAACATAAAACTAGTGAACTTATCTGCGCGAAGCGCGATTATAAAAATACATTtgatttataaataattattttagaaatttaattgaaataaaagagataaaattttgacgtacatatataaataaaaaaacaaatactaCATATTGATTGAGGTTAGATGGACAATAATTTTCATAATCTGATTCTtttaagaaatgaaaaaaatatataagaaaaaaattCACTTGTATATGTGTTTATGTATGCACACCTTATTCCCTTAGTCTAACGCATATCTAAAATATACTCATTCTTTTATTAGACAGTACAACTTTAgtttttcatctcttttttaaaaaaaaaaaaaaaaattgctatgCAAATCATATAATTTGAAATGAATGCAAGGCAactcaaaaggaaaaaagaaaaagtattgattGTATTCCCAATATCTATTTTTTTTcctattctttttcctttttcaacttttttttttttttgaatctgcTCAATCATTGTTGATTTCTTTCCTCTTCCCCCTCTTAATTCATCTATTTTAGAAAACCCTTTAAATCTCGATTTTCCTCGACAAATTATAAGAATTACAATTTAAGTAATATACATTggtagttaatttttttttatattatcaggttacctaaaaaatatttctacatgtgatttaacataaaaaaaaatttataatttgacaaaaatatatattatttgctTATTTGCTACAATAGGTAAATATGATATGATATTGCAAACTAAATTTTTATACATCATCAATGTatataagtagaataaaacactTTGCTCCCTTCTTCATAGTATTTACAAATCTCTAATTTTTTCTACTAATTCTctacaaaattttcaaaaagtttGCTTCTTTCTGTTTCAATGTTCCCATCGCCAATCCTATAAATTGaaaaaagtaattaaaaaaaaaggattcAAGTATCAGAAAGAGGATAAGGAAAAGAATTTTTGGTTCctccttgtttttttttcttttgtgtcaACACTCAAGATATATTTTTTGTTCACATAATTATATCAGTAGGATCCAAATTAAAGAGCAAGTACAACAATATTATTAGAGCGTTTCCACAACAATTTATTTTCATTACTTCCTTCCTAACAATATAATAACAAGATACCTATAATATCAACTCTGTTGGGTAAAAAATCAGCTCTACATTCAGCTTAAATACTTGATGCTGGATGTGAACTTCGGAAGATGAAAGTCCACCTAAAATTTGTTATAAATTAAATTCTATTTTTTCTGACATATGACCATATCAGTGGGGAAAATagcgaaaaagaaaaaaaggtaacggtaaaaaaatgagaataaataaataaataaatatcaattcAATCATTGTTTTAATCACTGTACCTGTCTTGTTTCTTACCAGATATGCTTTTTAGAGGACATTGGACAGGGAGAGACTCTATACCCATGAAAAAAATTTCTATTCTAAAATAAGCAACATGTTGAGAAGTCATCGACTCTGTCTTCTTTCAAGATTTTTCACAATTGCTCTTAAATTTCCTGACTCAAGAATATTTCAACGTAGCCTCCTTTGTATGTAAAGACATGCCAGTTCCATATGGTATGTTTCCAAGTACGTATCACCCACAAAAACAATCCAAATTAAACACAAACTCtactaattttaaatttttagtacAATTATATTATAGTTATCCATACAGAAGAGTACCTAAACTTATTTCAATTAATGTTACAATTACATGAGTCATGTCCCTTCGAGGACAtccaaaaaaaaatctaaaaattattactactattaaataaatattttgtttCTTGCCTAAGCGAATATCGTACCCTCAATTGGTCATTTAGCTATTGTTGGGGAAGTGAGTATATTTCTAAGAAAATTATCGTTTTCCATCTTTTCTTGCAATGTAGTAATCCCACTTTAACCTTTCTCCTTCAAATGAGCATTTGCACAGAGAAAACAAAATATCTATATTTTCTCTTATTCTTCTTGTCTTTAGCTTCATATAACCTccagaaggaaaataaaaaaattaaaataaagataaGTAGCCAGTATATACCGTTGCTGGTTTTTCGTGAATTGTGTAAGCACATGTTAGATGTTCTTAACGCAGTATATGTGTAACGaaccgaccgatcgttttgagcttttgcacttcgctcgccagttcttgggcatccccgtgtgatgtattatgacttatgtaaatcgtcggttttggttttcaggataatcggaatgaatttggaagaacaattctcagtttgaagcttaaatttgaaagatttgaccaagttttgacttattggtatatgatctcggattggaatttttatgatttggttagctctgttaggtgatttgggacttaggagcgcgatcggaatgtgttttgaaggtccggagtagatttaggcttgaattggcgaaattggaattttgacgtTTCCCGatcgataggtgagattttgatatagtggtcggaatagaattccggaagttggagtaggtccgttgtgtcatttgtgacgtgtgtgcaaaattttaggtcattcggacgaggtttgatacactttttgatcgaaagcggaatttggaagtttttggaattcttagccttgaatccgatgtgattttggtgttttgatgttgttttgagcgttccgaagggtggaacaagttttaatgaggtTATGCGATATGTtagcatatttggttgaggtcccgagggcctcgggtgagtttcgggtggttaaacgaaTCATTTCATGTTGGAGGAAATTGCAGATAaactgttgttggtgttgcaggtttttgaccttcgcgtttgcgatgcatgtcccgcgttcgtgaagggttaggATGTGAGGCTGTGAAGTtgtcctttgcgttcgcgaaggtggtTCCGCGATCGTGAAGGGTTGAGATCAatagtcatcgcgttcgcgaggctctTGCctcgttcgcgtagaggaaagtgAGCAGATGGGGTCCTGgagggtttgttcttcgcgttcgcgagtgggaagtcgcgatcgcgatgagttgGGAAGTTgaggcttcgcgatcgcgatgaaggaaaaagcGGTCAACtcaagtttgtgcttcgcgaacgcgaggtgttgacccgttcgcgaagaagagatttTTAgtgttgggcagaatgttttaaaaggccatattcgcgattttgggtctaagtttcaccatttttgggcgattttggagctttttgaggaggattgaagagggaatcaagaggAAACACTTGGAGATTTGGAGCATTCataggccgagtcgagaggcaaaggcatcacgggctagagtttggaccgaatacaggtaagtaataattgtaaatgtttgtcctgagggtatgaaactccggatttcacatcgttgtgctactttaagATGATGCACACGCTGGATAaagagcgtggggtcgtgcaccgttggggattgtgacttagtccatcccgtatgactgttaaatcGCGTATTTGAtcgaaaactgtttgatatcattgtgttttggaaagtattatcatgttttgggttaaatgatatatttgggcctcgtgccaactgtttttggacccttaggggatttttactactattcctcactattttgacttcatatttgtacttagtcatgctgtattctactcttttcataactcagtcatatttactccgttttgatactttaaatgatattttgggctgagcatcatgttttactgttgcccgagtgacatgagagatttctgactgagtgaggccaagggcctgtgttgtgagaatattgggatcgggctgcgtgtCGTAGCAGTGTggcactgatttatgattatgaggttgaGGACCTGATTTGttacaccacgaggtggcttgatatgaggccgagagcctgtttgattatgccacgagatggattgttattgtgcttgggccgtaaggggcccatcccggagtctgtacacccttaGTGAGCACGAGTACCCAGTGTGAGTAATATGATGtaacccgaggggctgttgttgtttcctATTGTTTCCCGAGGAGCAGTTATTAATCCATATTTTGCCAAGGGgcagttcttgattcatgttttgcccgaggggctaattacgagtgattgtgacgtagcccgaggggctggttctgttgatattatgctcgAAGGGTGGCTTATGGCACATATTTTGCCCGAAGGGCTGTCTacattttctatcatttttattcattgttttatcactcgtttgaaactattgaaagttatTTTCAGAGGTTTTTACTGAAATGAGCTTGATTTATGAAGTACATGATTTCTGTACTGTGTTGGAGATGTCCTGCATTTGTTGTAGCATGTTGATGtggcttacgtgttttcttactgctcagcttttatttacttttattacttactgagttgacatactcacattactctctgcaccttgtatgcagatccaggtagttctgaacccggtagcaggTGTTGATTCCTCAGTGGCAAagtcattggagttagcaaggtagttgcccgatGTTCGCAGcattgcttttctccctcttatcttccttagactgtatttagtatatttttaggctctttgttgtattcagaccttagtagatgctcgtgacttgtgacaccacgatgtcgggcttgtgtaattatttcGCACTgtttatttagacttacattatgagatatctgattaattaaaggcttaaaatgaTTGTTATTTATTAAATGattaattcgggagttgtgtcggttggcctagtttcacgataagcgccatcacgatcgggtcgattttatggtcgtgacaagttggtatcagagcctaggttacataggtctcaagagtcatgagcaggtttagtagagtctcgcggatcggtacggagacgtctatatttatcctcgggagg of the Nicotiana tabacum cultivar K326 chromosome 7, ASM71507v2, whole genome shotgun sequence genome contains:
- the LOC107775249 gene encoding cysteine-tryptophan domain-containing zinc finger protein 3 isoform X1 — translated: MSWGNSNRAQMMEEHELEEGEACYYNKDDDDNSSIDPDIALSYIDEKLQSVLGHFQKDFEGGVSAENLGAKFGGYGSFLPTYQRSPSILSQPRSPQRSQNQGTPRSPNHFVSEGPPQKSLAVSDPPSTQRNSTAGSRSGHTLHDSRVPCGYDSARPCFSAQESNKFPVKHEVSMNKSLKPTDQRKFKLRIRVGSDKTAQKSTALHTSLGLISPSSSMENSPTESGEMLSKFEGIPCDSPASILQTMTSFPVAGGLLLSPLHEKLLTLSRNDKLFTGNEPVVAAKDTNPQSVMSGNSSTSRIEDGDVLIGKKTKSVGKSEYAEELNSGVGNDTISFFEKNLGIESLENTHCLSKDLNQRVVPELVCDTHQSVKGAGRAPGAIHDSVKEIRMKKREINRLKDQLFGSDLDKDDSFESSSDVVGDKYDHQEVRSNPVELQLKSFQKNASFDSKEGGRSKCGRSVPSFRADSDISESERDSSAAVSLRKKAVMKAASHKPDQPRMPHAEKQSSEGKKKLTERQLGLKSAADVAEVRGVSATLKNKKSSKKDVRMAHLFDAQLEKTTNQLDSLERPPGAKLKKSKLEARIKQHSSSAKSRHVPSKKVDSHVASATPMKDNSAMGAKELTSGTEPPVAPVVIEEDWVACDKCQKWRLLPYGTKPEHLPDRWMCSMLNWLPGMNNCDISEEETTRALHALYQMPLPENLNSLQNHAGRDTAGVISADMHGLGGSSQNVGFDYVANGGKKKHKLRETPNTSSNHGPVLTTNLNMQHEPAKCRSLKNVNQHVGESNIISKSIVQIPVKSSDVLGKNLSKRKEHMANGDEKPKKKSKRESDQCDHRDLKKIKIKSDQAFVTIREVGTGIQDYHERGNLKETKPGLAEGLQILEKKHGNRVQDSRDNDSINVKTHNGREISVKKRKLRDEDYLMTSQSNGNHLGDSDANAFVRAVSGESGVRKQKKSKVFQTENKESSASKGKEKSRTRGTVTKIVLPGTRDSPIDWSVERERQTKKYRVKVQSRLTMEDIDSLKKDLGSEQLSTAATSSSSKVSDSRKSRAKHQVKGSPVGSVSSSPMRMFITSKASPARTEGSGKDDAKLDNYPTVGSPRKYLDRDGDFESDKSRTSIKGKQSGVPHPEACENSVLDSRGTSGREKIESRVRHSSEFGNSHMDNSHADVLEERSPYMTEKHAAYSFDGKGRVSKKHVSMLNEHKSAKDSPLQFKEKDGNAGFNTQRVEGNISDLLGNQEVLNSKVDHNYLDSSTKSFNNNQIVSKKDPTRCSDSKREHRLKHDGVGSNTKLNSVCSMEGKVLAKQKPHQEIDARNATNGRSAQSESRDLRSQVGAHAEDKQGTSVVTRKPASGSQKGSSKDVCARVSTTLKDPGTGVCQTVSHNSMGHLEPSALTLTKREPSSQTASAVLKEAENLRDCADRLKNSGFHAEYNQAYFQAALKFLQGASLLENSNGESSKHGEMNQIQIYSNTAKLCETCAHEYEKRDEVATAALAYKCMEVAYMRVVFCKNMSSSRIWHDLQASLQVPPQGESPSSSASDVDNTNNQTVAEKTALSRGSGSHAGNHVIAPRNRPSFVRLLDFTKDVNSAMEASKKAQNAFAAATANLGEAENKDAVISVKRVIDFSFQDVEELIRLVRQAIEAINHNGFGGSRG